The Cyanobacteria bacterium GSL.Bin1 genome includes the window CTCAACCCATCATTTCCCAACTGACCGACGACGATGTCCGTTCTTCTCGATAGAGTGCAATTGGGGTCATCTTCTTAAGTAAGCTAGAATATGATCGCTAGTTTCTGTTGTTCCAATCATGATTTCAGCCCCATGCAATCGGAATGGCAAACTAAGTTGTTCTCAATAAACTAGCACTGGTCGTTCCTTAATCAATTCAACCTAAAAATTACAATGTCTAGTGTAGAATCGCCCGTAGCACCGGAAGAATCTCAACCGATCAAACTGCCAAAAACCAGCGAGTCTGAAAAACTGAAACGGATTCGCCACACCGCTTCTCATGTTATGGCAATGGCAGTGCAACGGTTGTTTCCTGACGCACAAGTGACGATTGGTCCTTGGACAGAAAATGGATTCTACTATGATTTTGATAAACCCGAACCTTTCACCGAACAAGACTTAAAAGCCATCAAAAAAGAGATGGTGAAAATTATTAAACAAAAATTGCCGGTGATTCGGGAAGAAGTGAGTCGGGAAGAAGCCCAAAGACGGATTGAAGAACTCCAAGAACCCTACAAACTGGAAATTCTTAGTGACATCCAAGACGGTCCCATCAGTATTTATCATTTAGGGGAACAATGGTGGGATTTGTGCGCTGGTCCCCACGTGGAAACCACTGGCGATCTCAACCCGAAAGCAATTGATATCGAAAGCGTGGCGGGGGCGTATTGGCGCGGTGATGAAAATAATCCACAGCTACAACGGATTTATGGCACCGCTTGGGAAACTCCAGAACAGCTAGCAGAATATAAACGACGGAAGGAAGAAGCCCTGAGACGGGATCATCGTCGTCTGGGCAAAGAACTGGGACTCTTTTTATTTAGCGATGTGGTGGGTCCGGGGTTACCCTTATGGACGCCCAAGGGAACCATGTTACGGACGCTGTTAGAGGACTTTCTCAAACAGGAACAACTCAAACGGGGTTATTCTCCTGTTGTTACCCCTCATATTGCTAGAGTTGATTTATTCAAAACTTCCGGACACTGGCAAAATTACCATGAAGATATGTTCCCGTTAATGGCAGAAGATGAAAAAGCCGCTGCCGAGGAACAAGGGTTTGTTCTCAAGCCCATGAATTGTCCGTTTCACATCCAAATTTATAAGAACGAACTCCATTCCTATCGCGATCTCCCCATCCGCTTGGCTGAGTTTGGAACGGTTTATCGTTATGAACAATCGGGAGAATTGGGGGGATTAACCCGAGTGCGCGGCTTTACCGTTGATGACTCTCACCTATTTGTCACCCCAGAACAACTCGATGATGAGTTTCTCAGTGTGGTGGATTTAATTCTTTCGGTTTTCAAGAGTCTGCAATTGACGAATTTTAAAGCTCGCTTGAGCTTCCGCGACCCCAATTTGGATAAATATATTGGATCGGATGAAGCCTGGAATAAAGCCGAAAATGCGATTCGCCGCGCTGTGGAAAAATTGGGCATGGACTATTTTGAAGGAGTTGGTGAAGCAGCCTTTTATGGTCCGAAGCTCGATTTTATTTTCCAAGATGTTCTCGAACGAGAGTGGCAATTGGGAACCGTGCAAGTGGATTATAATCTGCCCGAACGCTTTGATTTAACTTACATGGCGGAAGATGGAACCAGAAAACGCCCTGTGATGATTCACCGCGCGCCCTTTGGTTCGGTGGAACGTTTAATCGGTATTTTAATCGAGCAGTATGCTGGTGATTTCCCCTTGTGGTTAGCCCCGGAACAAGTTCGCTTATTACCGGTTAGCCAGGAACAATACGAGTTTGTCCAACAAGTGGCAACGCAAATGCAGCAAGCGGGGATTCGCGCCCAAGCTGACTTGAGTGGAGAACGCTTAGGCAAATTAATTCGCAATGCCGAGAAGCAAAAAGTCCCTGTGATGGCAGTGGTAGGGGCAAAAGAAGTGGAAGGCAATAGCTTGAGTGTTCGCACGCGGGCTTCGGGTGAGTTAGGGAGTATGGCGGTAGGACAAGCGATCGGAAAACTAGAAAGCGCGATCGCGTCCTATGAAAATTTCTAAAGTTCTAATACGTGGAAATTTTCAGTAACATCCGATAGAGGTCTTTGGGAAAATCCACAACCCCTTCTTTATGGTAATTTTTAATCACACTAATTAAGTGACAAATGAAGTCAGCATTTTGTAGGCTAATCTCATAGCTGTGCTCGGCACTGCCTTCAAACTGTAAGCGAAAACGAGTTTGCTCTAAGGGAAGAGAAGAGATGGTCCAGGTTGCGATAAAAGGAATCGGTTTTCCCCCTTCAATCGGTCGTTGCCCTTCTAATCTTCCCTCTTTATAGAGGCTAATCGCTAAGGGTAACCAGCTTTTTTCTTTTGGAGCATAAGGGCTATAAGGAATAACGGTGTCTCTACCAGCAGGTTTCAAGTTTTCAATTGCCATATTGAGCTTCCATCGTAAAAGTTGTCCAAAAAAATGAGTAGGATAACAGACTATCATTGATTGATTGTTGTGCCCATTCCCTATCTTAAGCATTAAGTTCCATTCGTCCAAACTAATGATGAAAACCAGCTTACTCACCCCCTCCACTCAAACTAAGCCAAAATTTAAGCCCTCTGATCTTGTCAAGGGGAATCCCCTGAGTGTGGCACCCATGATGGATCGTACAGATCGCCATTTTCGCTATTTGATGCGGCAAATTACGCGTCAAACTCTGCTATATACAGAAATGGTGACGATACCAGCGATTATCAATGGCGATCGCGCTAAACTATTAGATTTTTCCCCAGCAGAACATCCCCTCG containing:
- a CDS encoding threonine--tRNA ligase, whose protein sequence is MSSVESPVAPEESQPIKLPKTSESEKLKRIRHTASHVMAMAVQRLFPDAQVTIGPWTENGFYYDFDKPEPFTEQDLKAIKKEMVKIIKQKLPVIREEVSREEAQRRIEELQEPYKLEILSDIQDGPISIYHLGEQWWDLCAGPHVETTGDLNPKAIDIESVAGAYWRGDENNPQLQRIYGTAWETPEQLAEYKRRKEEALRRDHRRLGKELGLFLFSDVVGPGLPLWTPKGTMLRTLLEDFLKQEQLKRGYSPVVTPHIARVDLFKTSGHWQNYHEDMFPLMAEDEKAAAEEQGFVLKPMNCPFHIQIYKNELHSYRDLPIRLAEFGTVYRYEQSGELGGLTRVRGFTVDDSHLFVTPEQLDDEFLSVVDLILSVFKSLQLTNFKARLSFRDPNLDKYIGSDEAWNKAENAIRRAVEKLGMDYFEGVGEAAFYGPKLDFIFQDVLEREWQLGTVQVDYNLPERFDLTYMAEDGTRKRPVMIHRAPFGSVERLIGILIEQYAGDFPLWLAPEQVRLLPVSQEQYEFVQQVATQMQQAGIRAQADLSGERLGKLIRNAEKQKVPVMAVVGAKEVEGNSLSVRTRASGELGSMAVGQAIGKLESAIASYENF